Proteins encoded by one window of Microbacterium testaceum:
- a CDS encoding DUF349 domain-containing protein, giving the protein MTSAPTPETSDPRDDASTAEVDPTATAPVEAESDAPDAVPAKDSSASDADASSDDPSLDEQSTDAADPASPAEPTAEEPAAEASAEDEEAATSEGDAAPDEQSVAAQPAAPRPGVRLPGPPPGKTASTSATQPWGRVDDEGTVSVREGDDWRVVGQYPDGTPAEALAYFQRKFSDLAGEVTLIETRHRRGGASASDLRSTAKTLRGKLEGAAAVGDLAALIARVDALTAELAEASETEAVAAKQATEEAVRERTAIVEEAEALAARDPQTVQWKQMTADMTALFDRWQAHQQNGPRLSKSTAQQLWRRFRDARATVDRHRREFFSSLDETHKSAREAKTRLVERAEALAPRGEDGIGAYRDLLDAWKASGRAGRKVDDALWARFKAAGDVLYGARIERESADAEASKEKIEQKRALLEQAAPIVDEKNLATARQKLTAIQRQWDEIGRIFPRDKERVLDDELRKIEQSVRTREDADWKRNDPEQKARANDMTRQLTDAIDKLEAELAEAESRGDKRAAAQASEALEARRTWLRALGG; this is encoded by the coding sequence GTGACTTCCGCTCCCACTCCCGAAACCTCCGACCCGCGCGACGACGCGAGCACCGCCGAGGTCGATCCCACCGCCACGGCCCCGGTCGAGGCGGAATCCGACGCTCCCGACGCCGTTCCGGCGAAGGACTCCTCCGCTTCCGACGCCGACGCGTCGTCCGACGACCCGTCGCTCGACGAGCAGTCGACGGATGCCGCTGACCCCGCGTCCCCCGCCGAGCCCACCGCTGAGGAGCCCGCTGCCGAAGCGTCGGCCGAAGACGAAGAGGCCGCCACGTCCGAGGGCGACGCCGCTCCCGACGAGCAGTCCGTCGCCGCGCAGCCCGCCGCCCCGCGTCCCGGCGTCCGACTCCCCGGACCCCCTCCCGGCAAGACCGCGTCCACCTCGGCCACCCAGCCCTGGGGCCGCGTCGACGACGAGGGAACCGTCTCGGTCCGCGAGGGCGACGACTGGCGCGTCGTGGGTCAGTACCCCGATGGCACGCCGGCCGAGGCACTGGCCTACTTCCAGCGCAAGTTCTCGGACCTCGCCGGTGAGGTCACGCTGATCGAGACGCGCCACCGTCGCGGAGGCGCGTCGGCGTCGGATCTGCGTTCGACGGCGAAGACCCTTCGCGGCAAGCTCGAGGGCGCGGCCGCGGTGGGCGACCTCGCCGCTCTCATCGCCCGTGTCGACGCCCTCACCGCAGAGCTCGCCGAAGCGAGTGAGACCGAGGCCGTCGCCGCCAAGCAGGCCACTGAAGAGGCCGTGCGCGAGCGCACCGCGATCGTCGAAGAGGCCGAGGCCCTCGCCGCCCGCGACCCGCAGACGGTCCAGTGGAAGCAGATGACCGCCGACATGACGGCGCTGTTCGACCGGTGGCAGGCCCACCAGCAGAACGGTCCCCGCCTGTCGAAGTCGACCGCGCAGCAGCTGTGGCGCCGCTTCCGCGACGCGCGTGCCACGGTCGATCGTCACCGCCGCGAGTTCTTCTCGTCGCTCGACGAGACCCACAAGTCGGCCCGCGAGGCCAAGACGCGTCTCGTCGAGCGCGCCGAGGCCCTCGCCCCGCGTGGCGAAGACGGGATCGGGGCGTACCGCGACCTCCTCGACGCGTGGAAGGCCTCGGGCCGCGCCGGCCGCAAGGTCGATGACGCCCTTTGGGCTCGGTTCAAGGCCGCCGGCGACGTGCTCTACGGAGCCCGCATCGAGCGCGAGTCCGCCGACGCCGAGGCCTCGAAGGAGAAGATCGAGCAGAAACGCGCCCTCCTAGAGCAGGCCGCGCCGATCGTCGACGAGAAGAACCTCGCCACGGCCCGTCAGAAGCTGACTGCCATCCAGCGTCAGTGGGACGAGATCGGACGCATCTTCCCGCGCGACAAGGAGCGCGTCCTCGACGACGAGCTCCGCAAGATCGAGCAGAGCGTGCGCACCCGCGAAGACGCCGACTGGAAGCGCAACGACCCCGAGCAGAAGGCCCGCGCCAACGACATGACGCGTCAGCTCACCGACGCGATCGACAAGCTTGAGGCCGAGCTGGCCGAGGCCGAGTCGCGCGGCGACAAGCGTGCTGCCGCGCAGGCGTCGGAGGCGCTCGAAGCGCGTCGCACCTGGCTGCGCGCCCTCGGCGGCTGA
- a CDS encoding dioxygenase, whose translation MAARGKDRRTREQRERARAYQARQELHDRQGRRRTRDNLVGLIVGLLVIAGAIALQTAYFVTGPGAPTPEPSSTVSPETPVPTEIPVPLPSESTAP comes from the coding sequence GTGGCGGCGCGTGGGAAAGACCGGCGGACCCGAGAGCAGCGCGAGCGTGCGCGCGCCTATCAGGCTCGACAGGAGCTCCACGACCGTCAGGGACGCCGCCGCACCCGTGACAACCTCGTCGGCCTGATCGTCGGGCTCCTCGTGATCGCCGGGGCGATCGCCCTGCAGACGGCGTACTTCGTGACCGGCCCCGGGGCGCCGACCCCCGAACCGTCGTCGACGGTCAGCCCCGAGACCCCCGTCCCGACCGAGATCCCGGTCCCGCTGCCCTCGGAGTCGACCGCACCCTGA
- a CDS encoding replication-associated recombination protein A produces the protein MTPSSALFQGQTPLAVRMRPVSLDEVAGQGHLLRPGSPLVTLATTDSSASVSAASVILWGPPGTGKTTLAQAIARSSGRRFVELSAITAGVKDVREVMQEALTQRDLYGQSTILFLDEIHRFTKAQQDALLPGVENGWVVLIAATTENPSFSVISPLLSRSLLLTLRPLGDDDLGALVDRAVADPRGLAGRVVLDDDARAALVRLASGDARRALTALEAAASVAGDDAGAPTPAARDEDDDEDGDDEQDPGPFTGEGDELPVITADHIAQAVDRALLRYDRQGDEHYDVISAFIKSVRGSDPDAAIHYLARMIEAGEDPRFIARRLVISAAEDIGMADPQALQIAVAAADAVAFIGMPEGRIPLAEATVYLATTAKSNAAYNAINAAIADVRAGGFGRVPMHLRDAHYPGAKRLGHGKGYKYAHDSDIGIVTQQYLPDELVGKRYYEPTSHGAERDVSARLEKIRRILEGR, from the coding sequence GTGACCCCTTCCTCCGCGCTCTTCCAGGGCCAGACGCCGCTGGCGGTGCGCATGCGGCCGGTGAGCCTTGACGAGGTGGCCGGCCAAGGGCATCTGCTGCGACCCGGGTCGCCGCTGGTCACTCTCGCGACGACAGACTCCTCGGCATCCGTCTCGGCCGCCTCGGTCATCCTGTGGGGTCCGCCCGGCACCGGCAAGACCACGCTGGCGCAGGCGATCGCCCGGTCGTCCGGGCGGCGTTTCGTCGAGCTCTCGGCCATCACGGCGGGCGTCAAAGACGTGCGCGAGGTCATGCAAGAAGCGCTGACGCAGCGAGATCTGTACGGCCAGTCGACCATCCTCTTCCTCGACGAGATCCACCGGTTCACCAAGGCGCAGCAGGACGCCCTGCTGCCGGGTGTCGAGAACGGCTGGGTCGTGTTGATCGCCGCCACCACCGAGAACCCGTCGTTCTCGGTCATCTCTCCCTTGCTCTCGCGATCTCTCCTGCTCACCCTCCGCCCGCTCGGCGACGACGACCTCGGCGCTCTCGTCGACCGGGCCGTGGCCGACCCACGCGGTCTGGCGGGTCGGGTGGTGCTCGACGACGACGCCCGGGCGGCCCTGGTGCGTCTGGCCTCCGGCGATGCGCGACGCGCTCTCACCGCCCTCGAAGCCGCGGCCTCGGTCGCGGGGGACGACGCGGGGGCCCCGACTCCTGCGGCCCGCGACGAAGACGATGACGAAGATGGAGACGACGAACAGGACCCCGGTCCATTCACCGGCGAGGGCGACGAACTGCCCGTCATCACCGCCGACCACATCGCCCAGGCCGTCGACCGCGCCCTTCTGCGCTACGACCGGCAGGGAGACGAGCACTACGACGTCATCAGCGCCTTCATCAAGTCGGTGCGGGGGTCGGATCCGGATGCCGCAATCCACTACCTCGCACGCATGATCGAGGCGGGGGAGGACCCCCGCTTCATCGCGCGGCGCCTCGTCATCTCGGCCGCCGAAGACATCGGCATGGCCGACCCGCAGGCCCTGCAGATCGCGGTCGCCGCGGCCGACGCGGTCGCGTTCATCGGCATGCCCGAGGGACGCATCCCCCTCGCCGAGGCGACGGTGTACCTGGCCACGACCGCGAAGTCGAACGCCGCCTACAACGCCATCAACGCCGCGATCGCCGACGTACGCGCCGGCGGCTTCGGTCGCGTGCCGATGCACCTGCGCGACGCGCACTATCCCGGAGCCAAACGCCTCGGCCACGGCAAGGGCTACAAGTACGCGCACGACAGCGACATCGGCATCGTCACGCAGCAGTACCTCCCCGACGAGCTCGTCGGCAAGCGGTACTACGAACCCACCAGTCACGGGGCCGAACGCGACGTGTCGGCGCGCCTCGAGAAGATCCGCCGCATCCTCGAGGGTCGCTGA
- the rpsD gene encoding 30S ribosomal protein S4, translating into MTTKSQDRRKVRLSRALGVALTPKAARYLEKRPYAPGEHGRTKRKADSDYAVRLREKQRLREQYGIREKQLRIAFNEARRTDGLTGENLVELLEMRLDALVVRSGFARTTAQARQLVVHRHIMVDGQLVDRPSFRVKPGQLIHVKTKSEGLEPFQVAAAGGHAEVLPPVPGYLEVDLSTLQAKLVRRPKRAEVPVTCDVQLVVEYYAAR; encoded by the coding sequence GTGACCACGAAGTCTCAGGACCGCCGCAAGGTGCGTCTGTCGCGCGCCCTCGGCGTCGCACTCACCCCCAAGGCCGCCCGCTACCTCGAGAAGCGTCCCTACGCTCCCGGCGAGCACGGCCGCACCAAGCGCAAGGCCGACAGCGACTACGCCGTCCGTCTCCGTGAGAAGCAGCGTCTGCGCGAGCAGTACGGCATCCGCGAGAAGCAGCTGCGCATCGCGTTCAACGAGGCCCGCCGCACCGACGGCCTGACCGGTGAGAACCTGGTCGAGCTGCTCGAGATGCGTCTAGACGCCCTCGTCGTGCGTTCGGGCTTCGCCCGCACCACCGCGCAGGCTCGCCAGCTCGTCGTGCACCGCCACATCATGGTCGACGGCCAGCTCGTGGACCGCCCGTCGTTCCGCGTGAAGCCGGGTCAGCTGATCCACGTCAAGACCAAGAGCGAGGGCCTCGAGCCCTTCCAGGTCGCCGCCGCCGGTGGGCACGCCGAAGTGCTGCCCCCCGTTCCGGGCTACCTCGAGGTCGACCTCTCCACGCTGCAGGCGAAGCTCGTGCGTCGCCCCAAGCGCGCCGAGGTGCCCGTCACGTGTGACGTGCAGCTCGTCGTCGAGTACTACGCCGCCCGCTGA
- a CDS encoding ATPase — protein sequence MIVKSLVWFALGIAGGFVAAHLVNKDPRGQELLAQLDSRIGEFTDHMSDAYHQQENRLSEIIDDAKGVASSAVDKTGDAVESAAAAAKKAVSSSD from the coding sequence GTGATCGTGAAAAGCCTCGTCTGGTTCGCGCTGGGTATCGCCGGCGGTTTCGTCGCCGCCCATCTCGTCAACAAGGACCCCCGCGGTCAGGAGCTGCTCGCGCAGCTCGACTCGCGCATCGGTGAATTCACCGACCACATGAGCGACGCCTACCACCAGCAGGAGAACCGTCTCTCCGAGATCATCGACGACGCCAAGGGCGTCGCCTCCTCCGCTGTCGACAAGACCGGCGACGCGGTGGAATCCGCCGCAGCCGCGGCCAAGAAGGCCGTTTCCTCCTCCGACTGA
- the alaS gene encoding alanine--tRNA ligase, with protein MKTAEIAQRFLDFFEKKNHTIVPSASLVTDDPALLFTVAGMVPFIPYLSGVVPPPYPRAADVQKCIRTNDIEEVGKTPRHGTFFQMLGNWSFGDYFKEDAIRFAWELLTAPESEGGLAFDPKDLWVTVYEEDDEARDLWLKLSTLPDERIQRLGKDTNYWSTGLPGPAGPCSEIFFDRGPAYGIDGGPATDDDRYVEIWNLVFMQYEITNVRSKYDFDIVGELPAKNIDTGMGLERIAFIKQGVDNMYETDQVRPVLDLAAKLAGKSYGQESHDDDVRLRIVADHVRSSLMLLADGVTPSNEGRGYILRRIMRRAIRSMRLLGVEGATFPELFAASRDAMMESYPEVEADYARLSAYAIAEEQTFLRTLAAGSAILDQSVVEAKNGGGTTLSGSEAFLLHDTYGFPIDLTLEIAEEAGLSVDRAAFDTLMQEQRTRAKADARARKGAIADQSAYREFRALGETVFTGYTEMQTESKILGILVQGQGTDRASEGQIAEVILAETALYAESGGQVADKGVIVGPGYELEVLDVQRPVPGLVSHTVEVTTGEVSVGAPATTVVDALNRHAAQQAHTATHLVHAAIRDTLGKTATQTGSLNRAGYMRFDFSWGSALSPETRTEIEDIANNAVRDNLEVTTRVMSLDEAKAAGAMALFGEKYGDTVRMVDIGGPWSRELCGGTHVARSAEIGLVNLVGEQSVGASNRRVEALVGLDAFRDLAAERAIVSQLSTSLKTPREQLPTRIAELAANLKAAEKKIAAFEAQALTGRLPQLVESAVAVGTVRVVAQSLGEGASADDVRSLALQVRDRLGTDPAVVALASVAGGRATVVVVTNDAARERGLAAGALAKNAAGVLGGGGGGRPDVAQGGGTDATALPQALDGIVSDVRATTA; from the coding sequence ATGAAAACCGCCGAGATCGCCCAGCGCTTCCTCGACTTCTTCGAGAAGAAGAACCACACGATCGTCCCCTCGGCCTCGCTCGTCACCGACGACCCGGCCCTGCTGTTCACCGTGGCGGGCATGGTGCCCTTCATCCCGTACCTCAGCGGTGTCGTCCCGCCGCCGTACCCGCGCGCGGCCGACGTGCAGAAGTGCATCCGCACCAACGACATCGAAGAGGTCGGCAAGACCCCGCGTCACGGCACCTTCTTCCAGATGCTCGGCAACTGGTCGTTCGGCGACTACTTCAAGGAAGACGCCATCCGCTTCGCGTGGGAGCTGCTCACCGCGCCCGAGTCGGAGGGCGGACTCGCCTTCGACCCGAAGGACCTGTGGGTCACCGTCTACGAAGAGGACGACGAGGCCCGCGACCTCTGGCTGAAACTCAGCACCCTGCCCGACGAGCGCATCCAGCGCCTCGGCAAGGACACGAACTACTGGTCGACCGGCCTGCCGGGCCCCGCCGGCCCCTGCTCGGAGATCTTCTTCGACCGCGGCCCGGCGTACGGCATCGACGGCGGTCCCGCGACCGACGACGACCGCTACGTCGAGATCTGGAACCTCGTGTTCATGCAATACGAGATCACCAACGTGCGCTCGAAGTACGACTTCGACATCGTCGGCGAACTCCCCGCCAAGAACATCGACACCGGCATGGGCCTCGAGCGCATCGCGTTCATCAAGCAGGGCGTCGACAACATGTACGAGACCGACCAGGTGCGCCCCGTGCTCGACCTGGCCGCGAAGCTCGCGGGCAAGTCGTACGGCCAGGAGTCGCACGACGACGACGTGCGCCTGCGCATCGTCGCCGACCACGTGCGCTCCTCGCTCATGCTGCTCGCCGACGGCGTGACCCCCTCGAACGAGGGCCGCGGCTACATCCTCCGCCGCATCATGCGCCGCGCGATCCGCTCGATGCGTCTGCTGGGCGTCGAGGGCGCGACCTTCCCCGAGCTGTTCGCCGCCTCGCGCGACGCGATGATGGAGTCCTACCCCGAGGTCGAGGCCGACTACGCGCGCCTCTCGGCCTACGCGATCGCCGAGGAGCAGACGTTCCTGCGCACGCTGGCCGCCGGTTCCGCGATCCTCGACCAGTCCGTCGTCGAGGCCAAGAACGGCGGCGGTACCACCCTGTCGGGCTCCGAGGCGTTCCTGCTGCACGACACCTACGGCTTCCCGATCGACCTCACCCTCGAGATCGCCGAAGAGGCCGGGCTGTCGGTCGATCGTGCGGCCTTCGACACCCTCATGCAGGAGCAGCGCACGCGCGCCAAGGCCGACGCTCGCGCCCGCAAGGGGGCGATCGCCGACCAGAGCGCGTACCGCGAGTTCCGCGCGCTCGGTGAGACCGTGTTCACCGGCTACACCGAGATGCAGACGGAGTCGAAGATCCTCGGCATCCTCGTGCAGGGCCAGGGCACCGACCGCGCGTCGGAGGGCCAGATCGCCGAGGTCATCCTCGCCGAGACCGCCCTGTACGCCGAGTCGGGCGGCCAGGTCGCCGACAAGGGCGTCATCGTCGGCCCCGGCTACGAGCTCGAGGTGCTCGACGTGCAGCGCCCCGTTCCGGGCCTGGTCAGCCACACCGTCGAGGTCACCACCGGCGAGGTATCGGTCGGCGCGCCCGCGACGACGGTCGTCGACGCGCTCAACCGCCACGCCGCCCAGCAGGCGCACACCGCGACGCACCTCGTGCACGCGGCGATCCGCGACACGCTCGGCAAGACCGCGACGCAGACCGGTTCACTCAACCGCGCCGGCTACATGCGCTTCGACTTCAGCTGGGGCTCGGCCCTGTCGCCCGAGACCCGCACCGAGATCGAGGACATCGCCAACAACGCCGTCCGCGACAATCTCGAGGTCACCACGCGCGTGATGTCGCTCGACGAGGCGAAGGCCGCCGGCGCCATGGCGCTGTTCGGCGAGAAGTACGGCGACACCGTGCGCATGGTCGACATCGGCGGCCCCTGGTCGCGCGAGCTGTGCGGTGGCACCCACGTCGCCCGCAGCGCCGAGATCGGCCTGGTCAACCTCGTCGGCGAGCAGTCGGTCGGCGCCTCGAACCGCCGCGTGGAGGCCCTCGTCGGCCTCGACGCCTTCCGCGACCTGGCCGCCGAGCGCGCGATCGTCTCGCAGCTCAGCACGAGCCTGAAGACCCCGCGCGAGCAGCTGCCCACGCGCATCGCCGAGCTGGCCGCCAACCTCAAGGCCGCCGAGAAGAAGATCGCCGCCTTCGAGGCGCAGGCCCTGACCGGCCGCCTTCCGCAGCTGGTCGAGTCGGCCGTCGCCGTCGGTACCGTGCGCGTCGTCGCACAGAGCCTGGGCGAGGGCGCGTCGGCCGACGACGTGCGCTCGCTCGCCCTGCAGGTGCGCGACCGCCTGGGCACCGACCCGGCGGTCGTCGCTCTCGCGAGCGTCGCGGGTGGCCGTGCGACGGTCGTCGTCGTCACCAACGACGCCGCGCGCGAGCGGGGTCTCGCCGCCGGTGCCCTGGCGAAGAACGCCGCGGGCGTGCTCGGCGGCGGCGGCGGCGGACGTCCCGATGTCGCCCAGGGCGGCGGGACGGATGCCACGGCTCTGCCGCAGGCGCTCGACGGCATCGTGTCGGACGTGCGGGCGACCACCGCGTGA
- the ruvX gene encoding Holliday junction resolvase RuvX, with the protein MTVFRRGIRFGIDVGRARVGVARSDPDGVLAVPVETVPRKGEPIRRIAALAAEYEAFEILVGLPLNLRGEDTASTTDARTFAAALAKALPMPVRLVDERLSTVSAHGVLREAGRSQRDSRSIVDQVAAVVLLQQALDVERQSGEPAGPTVTPGQEPA; encoded by the coding sequence GTGACGGTGTTCCGGCGCGGCATCCGGTTCGGTATCGACGTCGGGCGTGCCCGCGTGGGCGTGGCACGGTCGGATCCGGACGGGGTGCTGGCCGTTCCGGTCGAGACCGTACCCCGCAAGGGGGAGCCGATCCGCCGGATCGCGGCTCTCGCGGCGGAGTACGAGGCCTTCGAGATCCTGGTCGGGCTGCCCCTCAACCTGCGCGGGGAGGACACGGCATCGACCACCGACGCACGGACGTTCGCGGCTGCTCTGGCGAAGGCGCTCCCCATGCCCGTGCGACTGGTCGACGAACGGCTGAGTACGGTCTCGGCGCACGGCGTGTTGAGAGAAGCAGGGCGTTCCCAGCGGGATTCTCGTAGCATTGTGGACCAAGTCGCCGCTGTGGTCCTTCTGCAGCAGGCGCTCGACGTGGAGCGACAGTCTGGCGAGCCGGCCGGACCCACCGTCACACCGGGACAGGAGCCCGCCTGA
- the mltG gene encoding endolytic transglycosylase MltG encodes MPENQPPENDPFADLYGRLPDPRTGARSSQESAPQTDAAPPSRRAAREARRASTEATPIIGSEQAARAADENTTPSAEAPRPTGSLPAAAAPAPAPRAADEQQAARRIEPSSSPRAAASSIPSERAAPAARRSEDAPGPRRGGDTVPGPRRTGAPAVAGTPADAQPARDTRSAAWQAAARRADTPRAAEAPRAADAPLAAEAPRSGANARRAEPSRDREPVLVGAGAGAAASAASGSGAASGSLEDLFTGETTTQQIGWAPQKPPKRHRSVGRWIALAIVLILVGGVAGGGIALWNTYGDRVQAFLGNGESLEYEAGQATGEARVTIVAGDTGQSVSPKLFEAGVTKASNSLYKYMVDNAVGFTFQPGVYKLQQQMTSEAVLAALKDPANRLDNSVQLREGLTLKQSLDIISEQTSIPRGDLDAAVATPSTYGVTASTLEGWIFPATYDFDDGVTAQQVIDRMVKRTIESLDKAGVAPDDRERILTIASIIEREARSSEDFYKVSRVIENRLQPDNTETHGLLQMDSTAQYGANELDAGSSSSSANALNGDNPYNTYKYPGLPVGPIANAGDLAIDAAMHPVDGPWYYFTTVNLSTGETVFSTTYADQEKAVAQFQQWCRENPNGGC; translated from the coding sequence ATGCCCGAGAACCAGCCCCCCGAGAACGATCCGTTCGCGGATCTCTACGGTCGCCTGCCCGACCCCCGCACCGGCGCCCGCAGCTCGCAGGAGTCCGCACCGCAGACGGATGCCGCGCCTCCGTCGCGCCGAGCAGCTCGAGAGGCCCGCCGGGCCTCGACGGAAGCGACCCCGATCATCGGGTCGGAGCAGGCCGCTCGCGCAGCGGACGAGAACACCACCCCGTCTGCCGAGGCGCCTCGCCCGACCGGATCCCTCCCCGCCGCAGCCGCGCCCGCGCCGGCCCCCCGCGCGGCCGACGAGCAGCAGGCTGCGCGCCGGATCGAGCCTTCGTCGTCGCCCCGAGCCGCCGCCTCCTCGATCCCGTCCGAGCGCGCGGCCCCCGCGGCCCGCCGATCCGAGGACGCTCCCGGTCCGCGCCGCGGCGGCGACACCGTTCCCGGCCCCCGTCGCACGGGCGCCCCCGCCGTAGCCGGAACCCCCGCCGACGCACAGCCGGCCCGCGACACCCGGTCGGCCGCGTGGCAAGCCGCCGCCCGCCGGGCTGACACCCCGCGCGCCGCCGAGGCCCCGCGCGCCGCCGACGCCCCGCTCGCCGCCGAGGCCCCGCGCTCCGGAGCGAACGCCCGCCGCGCGGAGCCGTCGCGCGATCGCGAGCCCGTCCTCGTCGGTGCCGGCGCCGGCGCGGCCGCCTCCGCAGCGTCCGGCTCGGGCGCGGCATCCGGCTCCCTCGAAGACCTGTTCACCGGCGAGACCACCACGCAGCAGATCGGGTGGGCGCCGCAGAAACCCCCGAAGCGGCACCGGTCCGTCGGTCGCTGGATCGCCCTGGCGATCGTGCTGATCCTCGTCGGCGGTGTCGCCGGCGGCGGTATCGCGCTGTGGAACACCTACGGTGACCGCGTGCAGGCGTTCCTCGGCAACGGGGAGTCGCTCGAGTACGAGGCGGGCCAAGCCACCGGTGAGGCCCGCGTGACGATCGTGGCCGGCGACACGGGGCAGTCCGTCTCGCCCAAGCTCTTCGAGGCGGGGGTGACGAAGGCCTCCAACTCGCTCTACAAGTACATGGTCGACAACGCCGTCGGGTTCACGTTCCAGCCCGGCGTCTACAAACTGCAGCAGCAGATGACCTCGGAGGCGGTGCTGGCCGCCCTGAAGGATCCGGCGAACAGGCTCGACAACTCCGTGCAGCTGCGCGAGGGCCTGACGCTGAAGCAGTCGCTCGACATCATCTCCGAGCAGACGAGCATCCCGCGCGGCGATCTCGATGCGGCGGTGGCGACGCCCTCGACCTACGGGGTGACGGCTTCGACCCTCGAAGGCTGGATCTTCCCCGCCACCTACGACTTCGATGACGGCGTCACCGCCCAGCAGGTCATCGACCGCATGGTCAAGCGCACGATCGAGTCGCTCGACAAGGCCGGTGTCGCACCCGACGACCGGGAGCGCATCCTGACGATCGCCTCGATCATCGAGCGCGAGGCGCGCAGCAGCGAAGACTTCTACAAGGTCTCGCGCGTGATCGAGAATCGCTTGCAGCCCGACAACACCGAGACGCACGGTCTGCTGCAGATGGACTCCACCGCGCAGTACGGCGCGAACGAACTCGACGCCGGATCGTCGTCGTCGAGCGCGAACGCCCTGAACGGCGACAACCCGTACAACACGTACAAGTACCCCGGGCTGCCGGTCGGACCGATCGCCAATGCCGGAGACCTCGCGATCGATGCCGCAATGCATCCGGTCGACGGACCCTGGTACTACTTCACGACCGTGAACCTGTCGACGGGTGAGACGGTGTTCTCGACCACCTACGCCGATCAGGAGAAGGCGGTCGCGCAGTTCCAGCAGTGGTGCCGCGAGAACCCGAACGGCGGATGCTGA
- a CDS encoding shikimate dehydrogenase codes for MLTAPRRLAVWGDPIAHSRSPRLHASAYNVLELDWEYGRRQVDEAGFESAWRSLDADWRGLSLTMPLKHAAARDAISLDDDARLTGAVNTFLLSEDGPRGFNTDVGGLARALDEFGVREPDAIRVLGAGATATSAVVAAARAGARTVEVRARRPDAAAPIAALGDALGVAIRVAALDQPPLAPVDATIAALPGGTDLGRVADDLASVSGPLVDVVYGGWPTPLARAWERAEGEAHDGLAMLLHQALLQVRVFVGGDPGVAVEREAEVLAAMRTALMGD; via the coding sequence ATGCTGACCGCCCCACGCCGCCTCGCCGTCTGGGGCGACCCGATCGCGCACTCGCGGTCGCCCCGGCTGCACGCGTCCGCGTACAACGTCCTCGAGCTCGATTGGGAGTACGGGCGCAGGCAGGTGGACGAGGCGGGCTTCGAGAGTGCCTGGCGGAGCCTGGATGCCGACTGGCGCGGCCTCTCGCTCACTATGCCGCTCAAGCACGCCGCCGCGCGCGACGCGATCTCGCTCGACGACGATGCGCGCCTCACCGGCGCCGTCAACACCTTCCTGCTGAGCGAGGATGGACCCCGCGGCTTCAACACCGACGTGGGCGGCCTCGCGCGGGCACTGGACGAGTTCGGGGTGCGGGAGCCCGACGCCATCCGCGTGCTCGGTGCGGGGGCCACCGCGACCTCCGCGGTCGTCGCGGCCGCCCGCGCCGGTGCCCGGACCGTCGAGGTGCGCGCCCGCCGTCCCGACGCCGCCGCGCCGATCGCCGCTCTCGGCGACGCCCTGGGCGTGGCGATCCGGGTCGCCGCTCTGGATCAACCGCCCCTGGCACCCGTCGACGCCACCATCGCGGCTCTGCCCGGGGGCACCGACCTCGGCCGCGTCGCCGACGATCTGGCATCCGTCTCGGGTCCGCTCGTCGACGTCGTCTACGGGGGCTGGCCGACCCCACTCGCCCGGGCGTGGGAGCGCGCGGAAGGGGAGGCGCACGACGGTCTCGCGATGCTTCTGCACCAGGCCCTGCTGCAAGTGCGCGTCTTCGTCGGGGGAGACCCCGGGGTCGCCGTCGAGCGCGAGGCCGAGGTGCTGGCCGCAATGCGCACCGCGCTCATGGGAGACTAG